The Gemmatimonadaceae bacterium DNA segment GCCGTCCGCCGCCTGGGCGGCGCGCGCCGCCATGCCGGCCAGGTCGCCGCTCGTCTCACCAGCGTCCAGCAAGCGCTCGGTGAGCGGTGGCAGCAGCCCGGACAGGGCCTGCGACAGACTGGCACCGCCCTGCACTCGGCGCTCCGCCTCCGCCATCGCCTGCGCCAGGTGCTGGTTTCGCACGACGGCGCGCGCCAGCCCCATCGACGCCAACAATGACACGCCGGCATGGAGGCCGATCGACAACGTGCCGGTATAGCCGGCCGCTGCCTGCATGCGCTCAAGCCGCCCTACCAGCGGCCAGCGGAGCCGGGACTCATGCCACCGCCGAGCCGTGGAGGGGTCTCGCATCGCGCGATGGGCGGCCACCGCCACCACGCCCAACAGCAACAGCATGATCCACCAGCCCCTGACGAGGGCCGCACTGACCGCAATCAGCAGGCGTGTGCTCATCGGCAATGCTCCGCCGTTGTCGCTGATCAAGGTTGCGAAGCGCGGCACGACGAGGAGCAGGATCACGACCACACCCAGGATCGACGCCACACCGAGAATCGACGGGTATACCAACGCGCTGCGCAATCGGGCGCGCAGTGCGTCACGTCGCTCCAGATGGTCAGCGAGGAGCGACAGGCTGTCGTCGAGCGTTCCGGAGCCTTCTCCTGCGGCGATCAGTGGCGCGAAGACTGCCGGAAACACCGACTGCGCCGCGATGGCGACGCTCAGCGAGTCGCCACGCTCGATCGCCTCACGCACGGCGCCAAACGCCGTGCGATGGGCGTCTGTGGACGCTTCCTGCGCCGCGTACGTCAACGCGCGATGCAGCGGCACGCCGGCGCCAAGGAGCGTCGCCAGTGCGCGAATGACCACCGCCAGATCGGCGTCCGAGTCGGTCCACCGGCCGCGCCACGCCGGCCACATCGCATGCGTCGACACGGGGCGCCGGTCCGACGATGGTCCCGACGATCGTGACCCACCCTCGACCGGCAGCAGCTCCACCACCCACAGCGACCGACGACGCAAGGCGTCGACCGCTTCCCGTTCCGACGCCGCATCGATCTCGCCGCGCACCGCCGCGCCATCCGCCGCCGCGGCGCGATA contains these protein-coding regions:
- a CDS encoding type II secretion system F family protein codes for the protein MTDARPAGGRWRYRAAAADGAAVRGEIDAASEREAVDALRRRSLWVVELLPVEGGSRSSGPSSDRRPVSTHAMWPAWRGRWTDSDADLAVVIRALATLLGAGVPLHRALTYAAQEASTDAHRTAFGAVREAIERGDSLSVAIAAQSVFPAVFAPLIAAGEGSGTLDDSLSLLADHLERRDALRARLRSALVYPSILGVASILGVVVILLLVVPRFATLISDNGGALPMSTRLLIAVSAALVRGWWIMLLLLGVVAVAAHRAMRDPSTARRWHESRLRWPLVGRLERMQAAAGYTGTLSIGLHAGVSLLASMGLARAVVRNQHLAQAMAEAERRVQGGASLSQALSGLLPPLTERLLDAGETSGDLAGMAARAAQAADGELQRTVNQAVALIEPVMILGFGGIVGFVALALLQAIYGLNAGVL